The Deinococcus radiotolerans region CCGAAGCGGGGCATCAGGTTGCCCAGCTGACGGTCCGGTGTCTTGCCATCGCGGAGGGTGGTCGTGAACTGCGCCAGCGTCCAGCTCTTGGGGCCGTCGGCGGTCACGAGACTAGGGCCGACCTGCCCCTGCCCGTTCGCGCCGTGGCACCCGGCGCAGTTGCCGGCGAAGATGGTCTGACCGGCCTCGGGGTTGCCCGGGGCGTCGCTGCTGCCCGACTGCGCGGCGGCCGTCTCGCCGGCCGTGCTGGACGCGCCCTCGGCCGGGGTAGTGGTCTCGCCCGACATGGAGCCCGTCGTGGAGCCCGCCGAGTCCCCCTGCGTGTCGGTGCTGGCCGTGCTGTCACTGCTGGCGCCGCCACTGTTCGGGGTGGAGCCCTGCTCGCCGCTGCCCTGGACGGTGTTGCTGTTCTGCGTGCTGGTCGTCATGTTGCTGGTGCTGTCGCTGCTGCCCTGCCCGCTGCTGGCCATGCCACTGGCTGCGCCGTTCTCGTTGGTGTTGGCGGGCGCGGTGCTGGCGGGCGTGGCCTCGGCCGGTTTGCCCATCAGCTTGGGCGTGGCGATCAGTAGGCCCACGCCCAGGATGACGCCCAGCGTGGCGCCCAGTCCCCACGAGGCCACGCTGCCCCGCACCCACTGGCGGCGGCGGGTGACCGCCGCCTCGCCCGGCTGCGGGTCGGGGCGCTGGGGGTCGCGGCGGGCCGGGGTGGACTGGGGTGCATTCATGCGCGGAGCATACCGCCCGGTCAGGCGGGCAGAAATCCCGTCTCTCATGAGCAATCCTTCACCTAGTCGCGGCTCGGGTCACAGCAGCGGCTCGGGCGGCGCCGCGCGTTCGTCGTCCGGCCACCACTGCACGCGGCTCAGTTCGCAGCGGCCGTCCCTGAACACCACGCCCTCGGCGCTCAGCAGGCCCTCTTGCAGGTCCCCGAACCCCACCTTGTGGGTGCTGACGCGGCCCTGTGCGTTGATCACCCGCTGCCAGGGCAGGTCCGAGCCGCCCACCAGTGAGTTCAGCACGAAGCCTGCCTGCCGCGCCGCACCGGGATTGCCGGCCAGCAGCGCCAGCTGCCCGTAGGTCATGACGCGGCCCTCCGGGATGCGGGCCACCAGGGCCAGGACGCGCTCACGGAAGGCGGGGGTGGGGTCGCTGGTCATGCGGGCATTCTGGCAGGCGCCGGGCCCGGGCGGGCCGGTTCAGCGTTTCGTGGTCAGGGCGGGGGCCGCGCCCTGGTCGGCGGTCACGCCGCTGACGAGCGCCTCGCGGATGCCCTGCGCGAGCCCCAGCGCCACGCGGTCAAGGTAATTGTTGTCCTGTAGGTTCTGGCCGTCCACGGGGTGACTGGCAAACCCGATCTCGACCAGCGCGGCCGGGACGCGGCTGTTGCGCAGCACGCTCAGGGACTGCGTGTTCTTCAGGCCCTGATCGAACGCGCCGGTCTGCGCCACGAGGTTGCCCTGCAGCAGGGCGGCCAGGGCGCTGCTGCGCGCGTGGTTGGGGTTCCACCAAGTTTCCACGCCGTAGCCGCGCAGGGCGTTGGCGGGCGCCATGGAGTTCACGTGGATGCTCACGAACAGCGCCGTGCCGGGCGTGCCCATCGCGGCGCGCATCTGGAGGTCGGTGTTCTTGACGGGGTTCAGTTCGCGGTCCGTGTCGCGGGTCAGGATGACGTCTACGCCGGCGGGCACAAGCAGGTCCCGCACGCGCAGCGCCACGGCCAGCGTGACCTCCTTCTCGATGACGGCCCCCACGGCGCCCGGGTCCTTGCCGCCGTGCCCGGCGTCGATGACCACGCGCGGCCTGACGAGGCTGGTGCTCAGGGCCAGCAGCGCGGTGGCGCGCGCGGCCACCTGCGGCGCCACGGCCTGCACGGTACGCTGGGCGCTGCTCAGGGGGGTGCGGTCGGCCAGGGCGGGGGAGAGGTCGATGGCCAGGCGGGACAGGTCGCCGCTGCTGGGCGGCAGCAGCTGGGCGCGCCAGCCGCTGCGCTCGGTGGTGCGCGCGGCGGTGCTGAGGGTCACGGTGCCGCCCTGCGGGCCCGGTGTGTACGTCCAGGCGCGCAGCTCGGGGCTGACGGCAGTGGCCTGCTGCGCGCCCACGGTCACGCCGGTCAGGGTGATGCTCAGGCCGCCGGGGCCGGGCGTGATGCGGTAGCTGCTGCCAGGCGGCAGGTCCAGCACCACGCGGGTCTGCCCGGGGCTCTTGCCCACGCGGGG contains the following coding sequences:
- a CDS encoding c-type cytochrome, with protein sequence MNAPQSTPARRDPQRPDPQPGEAAVTRRRQWVRGSVASWGLGATLGVILGVGLLIATPKLMGKPAEATPASTAPANTNENGAASGMASSGQGSSDSTSNMTTSTQNSNTVQGSGEQGSTPNSGGASSDSTASTDTQGDSAGSTTGSMSGETTTPAEGASSTAGETAAAQSGSSDAPGNPEAGQTIFAGNCAGCHGANGQGQVGPSLVTADGPKSWTLAQFTTTLRDGKTPDRQLGNLMPRFGEAQISDTQVADLQAYIKTLN
- a CDS encoding MGMT family protein, which codes for MTSDPTPAFRERVLALVARIPEGRVMTYGQLALLAGNPGAARQAGFVLNSLVGGSDLPWQRVINAQGRVSTHKVGFGDLQEGLLSAEGVVFRDGRCELSRVQWWPDDERAAPPEPLL
- a CDS encoding N-acetylmuramoyl-L-alanine amidase family protein codes for the protein MKRTAILLSSGLLFTVATGSQAQGATPFTPGAPGISVPSLAPVTPGTIPAGAAVSDSAPTFGSPRVSNQGSVTRVVFDLPSGVTYTLIPTFGGLRLDVQGARIQPAVSAKLGVSVSEYRAGAGQATLVTPYPLAPTDGWRASEASLATGKRVLILELGPGVSGGAASSVHGQVLTSVATTVAAQSVLNAPLPGALPPGDQVISSVPLPAPILEGSNPAQPSALQGSVPGPARAALLSTPRVGKSPGQTRVVLDLPPGSSYRITPGPGGLSITLTGVTVGAQQATAVSPELRAWTYTPGPQGGTVTLSTAARTTERSGWRAQLLPPSSGDLSRLAIDLSPALADRTPLSSAQRTVQAVAPQVAARATALLALSTSLVRPRVVIDAGHGGKDPGAVGAVIEKEVTLAVALRVRDLLVPAGVDVILTRDTDRELNPVKNTDLQMRAAMGTPGTALFVSIHVNSMAPANALRGYGVETWWNPNHARSSALAALLQGNLVAQTGAFDQGLKNTQSLSVLRNSRVPAALVEIGFASHPVDGQNLQDNNYLDRVALGLAQGIREALVSGVTADQGAAPALTTKR